tgacgtatttttttatattgtaaactcaatgtttgtttaaaataaataaataaataaacaaacagataattatacaattttacagtgaaatcggactatgtttaaaaagaaaaaaaggaattgtaaaattcctggaataaaatatttatgacaagcacaaagtcataaattgggtattttcgatagaaaatatagtcgagagcgacttgaaacaaccaggtttacatcggttttacaactataagcggtaaaataagcgaaaacgaaagagttattggtggcctttagaaaggccgtttgtgCGGAGCGGGCTCGCTCGTTGCGGCGCTGGCCGGCTTACTTGGAGCTGGTGTACTTGGTCACGGCCTTTGGTACCCTCGCTCACGGCGTGCTTGGCCAACTCGCCGGGCAACAGGAGCCTGACGGCGGTCTGGATCTCCCGCGACGTGATGGTCGACCGCTTGTTGTAGTGGGCCAGGCGGGAAGCTTCGGCGGCTATGCGCTCGAATATGTCGTTCACGAAGCTGTTCATGATGGACATGGCCTTGCTGGAGACGCCGGTGTCGGGGTGGACCTGTTTCAGCACCTTGTAGATGTAGATGGCATAACTCTCCTTCCTCCTGCGCTTCTTCTTCTTATCGCCCTTGGTGATGTTCTTCTGGGCCTTGCCGGCCTTCTTGACGGCTTTTCCGCTCGCTTTCGGTGGCATCCTGAGTCGCTGGTTTGTACCGGGAGTATAggccaaaattctaaaaaaggctCTAAGCTGGATATCTGGCGTCGCGCGAGCGCGACCAATAGGGTGGCAGCTCGAACGCGATTGGCCGCGCTCGCGCGACGCCCAAATTCGAGGTAACCCCGAATTTCAGGCCACGGCTTCTATCTGTATCCCCGCAACCGAGTACAGCGCAACATGTCAGGACGAGGCAAAGGCGGTAAAGTGAAGGGAAAGGCAAAGTCCCGCTCGTCCAGGGCCGGTCTTCAGTTCCCGGTCGGCAGGATCCACCGTCTGCTCCGCAAGGGCAACTACGCCGAGCGAGTGGGTGCCGGAGCTCCGGTCTACCTGGCCGCCGTCATGGAGTATCTCGCCGCCGAGGTTCTCGAGTTGGCCGGTAACGCGGCCCGTGACAACAAGAAGACCAGGATCATTCCCCGTCACCTTCAGCTGGCCATCAGGAATGACGAGGAGCTGAACAAGCTCCTGTCCGGTGTCACCATCGCCCAGGGAGGTGTACTGCCCAAACATCCAGGCCGTGCTCCTGCCCAAGAAGACCGAGAAGAAGGCCTAAGTCGCCCGCCAGCGCGCGACACAAAGCCGCCCGCCCGGCTCCCACAaacggcctttttaaaggccaccacAATATCACTCGTTTTCCACGTTTTACGACTTTAATAATCCTATTTCTCACTCTTGTCGTATATTTCCGACATGTATCTAGTAATTACTAtgctaattaatagtaaaactgtcattattaccatcacaaattacataaatttaataatgtacacgaatatataacactttttgccAATTGATGTTAtcgaataataacagtttattcaaatactaaacagtgtgcgtcaatttatatct
The genomic region above belongs to Homalodisca vitripennis isolate AUS2020 unplaced genomic scaffold, UT_GWSS_2.1 ScUCBcl_745;HRSCAF=3401, whole genome shotgun sequence and contains:
- the LOC124371325 gene encoding LOW QUALITY PROTEIN: histone H2A-like (The sequence of the model RefSeq protein was modified relative to this genomic sequence to represent the inferred CDS: deleted 1 base in 1 codon), giving the protein MSGRGKGGKVKGKAKSRSSRAGLQFPVGRIHRLLRKGNYAERVGAGAPVYLAAVMEYLAAEVLELAGNAARDNKKTRIIPRHLQLAIRNDEELNKLLSGVTIAQGGVLPNIQAVLLPKKTEKKA
- the LOC124371331 gene encoding LOW QUALITY PROTEIN: histone H2B-like (The sequence of the model RefSeq protein was modified relative to this genomic sequence to represent the inferred CDS: deleted 1 base in 1 codon), whose product is MPPKASGKAVKKAGKAQKNITKGDKKKKRRRKESYAIYIYKVLKQVHPDTGVSSKAMSIMNSFVNDIFERIAAEASRLAHYNKRSTITSREIQTAVRLLLPGELAKHAVSEGTKAVTKYTSSK